The following coding sequences lie in one Flavobacterium sp. 20NA77.7 genomic window:
- a CDS encoding Gfo/Idh/MocA family protein, which translates to MLKIGVLGAGHLGKIHLRLLNQSDKYELIGFYDAFEENATKVAAEFGYKKFDSIAELIAAVDVVDIVTPTLQHFECAQLAIEAGKHIFIEKPIATTVEEAENIMALAQKYNVKGQVGHVERFNPAFTAVKDKINKPMFIETHRLAEFNPRGTDVPVVLDLMIHDIDAILSVVKSKVKTVNASSVAVISDSPDITNARLEFENGCVANITASRISMKNMRKSRFFQKDAYISVDYLDKICEVVRMQDAPEIPGDFDMILQNAEGVKKQIYFDNPNVNPNNAILDELESFADAINNDTTPIVTLEDGTEALRVAYMIIDSMGK; encoded by the coding sequence ATGCTAAAAATAGGCGTTTTAGGTGCTGGTCACTTAGGAAAAATACATTTACGATTATTAAATCAATCTGACAAATATGAATTAATTGGTTTCTACGATGCTTTTGAAGAAAATGCTACTAAAGTTGCTGCCGAATTTGGTTATAAAAAATTTGATTCTATCGCTGAATTAATAGCTGCTGTGGATGTAGTAGATATTGTTACACCTACGTTACAACATTTTGAGTGTGCACAACTAGCCATTGAAGCGGGAAAACATATATTTATTGAAAAACCAATTGCCACAACAGTTGAAGAAGCAGAAAATATAATGGCGCTAGCGCAGAAGTATAATGTTAAAGGCCAAGTGGGACATGTGGAACGTTTTAATCCAGCTTTTACAGCTGTGAAGGACAAAATCAATAAACCGATGTTTATAGAAACGCATCGCTTGGCAGAATTTAACCCACGTGGTACCGATGTTCCTGTGGTTTTAGATTTAATGATTCACGATATTGATGCGATTTTAAGCGTTGTAAAATCGAAAGTAAAAACAGTTAACGCCAGTAGCGTTGCAGTAATTTCAGATTCTCCAGACATTACCAATGCTCGTTTAGAATTTGAAAATGGTTGTGTAGCGAACATAACAGCGAGTAGAATTTCTATGAAAAATATGCGTAAATCACGTTTCTTTCAAAAAGACGCTTACATTTCTGTAGACTATTTAGATAAAATTTGCGAAGTGGTTCGTATGCAAGACGCACCAGAAATTCCCGGCGATTTTGATATGATTTTACAAAATGCAGAAGGTGTGAAAAAACAAATTTATTTCGACAATCCAAATGTAAATCCAAACAACGCCATTTTAGACGAATTGGAATCATTTGCAGATGCTATAAATAATGATACCACTCCAATTGTAACTTTAGAAGATGGAACAGAAGCATTACGTGTTGCATATATGATTATAGATTCTATGGGAAAATAA
- the sucC gene encoding ADP-forming succinate--CoA ligase subunit beta, with protein sequence MNLHEYQGKSILASYGVRIQRGYVANNAEEAVEKAKQLTAETGTGWHVIKAQIHAGGRGKGGGVKLAKNLDQVKEIAGQIIGMDLITPQTPPTGKRVHKVLVAEDVYYPGESETKEFYMSVLLNRGKGRNMIMYSTEGGMDIEEVAEHTPHLIFTEEIDPSVGLQGFQARRIAFNLGLSGDAFKEMVKFVDALYKAYIGSDSSMFEINPVLKTSDNKIMAVDAKVTLDDNALYRHADLAEMRDITEERAIEVEAKEAGLNYVDLDGTVGCMVNGAGLAMATMDLIKYAGFEPANFLDVGGTADAKRVETAFRIILKDPNVKAILINIFGGIVRCDRVAQGVVDAYKNMGDAIKVPIIVRLQGTNAELAKELIDNSGMPILSAVQFQEAADQVKAALS encoded by the coding sequence ATGAATTTACACGAATATCAAGGTAAAAGTATATTAGCAAGCTACGGAGTACGTATACAACGTGGTTATGTAGCAAACAATGCTGAAGAAGCAGTTGAAAAAGCGAAACAGTTAACTGCAGAAACAGGAACGGGTTGGCATGTTATCAAAGCTCAAATCCATGCAGGTGGAAGAGGTAAAGGTGGCGGTGTGAAATTAGCTAAAAATTTAGACCAAGTTAAAGAAATTGCAGGTCAAATTATTGGTATGGATTTAATTACACCTCAAACACCTCCAACTGGTAAACGCGTTCACAAAGTTTTAGTTGCTGAAGATGTATACTATCCAGGTGAATCTGAAACAAAAGAGTTTTACATGTCTGTATTGTTAAATAGAGGTAAAGGTCGTAATATGATTATGTATTCTACAGAAGGTGGAATGGATATTGAAGAAGTGGCTGAACATACTCCTCATTTAATTTTTACAGAAGAAATTGATCCTTCAGTTGGTTTACAAGGGTTTCAAGCACGAAGAATTGCTTTTAACTTAGGTTTGTCGGGCGATGCGTTCAAAGAAATGGTAAAATTTGTTGATGCATTATACAAGGCTTATATTGGTTCTGATTCTTCTATGTTTGAAATTAATCCAGTATTAAAAACTTCTGATAATAAAATAATGGCTGTTGATGCTAAAGTGACTTTAGATGATAATGCGCTATACCGTCATGCAGATTTAGCTGAAATGAGAGACATTACAGAAGAAAGAGCCATTGAAGTAGAAGCTAAAGAAGCAGGTTTAAATTATGTAGATCTTGATGGAACGGTGGGATGTATGGTTAATGGTGCTGGTTTAGCAATGGCTACTATGGACTTAATTAAGTATGCAGGTTTTGAACCAGCAAATTTCTTAGACGTAGGGGGTACTGCCGATGCAAAACGTGTAGAAACAGCATTCCGTATTATCTTAAAAGATCCAAATGTAAAAGCTATTTTAATTAATATTTTTGGTGGGATTGTACGTTGCGATAGAGTAGCACAAGGAGTAGTTGATGCTTATAAAAACATGGGCGATGCTATTAAAGTGCCTATCATTGTACGTTTACAAGGTACAAATGCAGAGTTAGCGAAAGAATTAATTGATAATTCAGGTATGCCAATCTTATCTGCTGTTCAATTCCAAGAAGCGGCTGACCAAGTAAAAGCGGCATTATCTTAA
- a CDS encoding Fic family protein, producing the protein MKNLLRNRRIEKKLKTKDVAQALGIDQALISKFENGTRKPTKEHLFKLAEILDIAYETLLVAWLKDKIYAEIGTDQFVYEAILQVKEEMAFYASFKRAPLSKKLERILKEIDTFKNELNQFRKYDSFRITQALELEYTFESNKIEGNTLTLKETDLIVNEGLTISGKSMREHLEAINHQEAIAYIKELMDKNTAINEREILCIHNLILRGIYPEDAGKYRKVQVMIKGSSHMPPQPFLVAKEMEELFIWYQTNKNNLHPVILAAEMHERLVTIHPFIDGNGRTSRLLMNLILLQHGYVIANIKGTHESRMSYYNALEACQVENNKEHFLLLIAQTEKECLERYLSIIKPN; encoded by the coding sequence ATGAAAAATTTATTACGAAACCGTCGCATTGAAAAAAAATTAAAAACCAAAGATGTTGCACAAGCACTTGGTATCGATCAGGCATTGATTAGTAAATTTGAAAATGGCACTAGAAAACCAACCAAAGAACATCTGTTTAAGCTTGCCGAAATTTTAGACATTGCTTATGAAACTCTACTTGTTGCATGGTTAAAAGACAAAATCTATGCAGAAATTGGCACCGATCAATTTGTATATGAAGCTATTTTGCAAGTAAAAGAAGAAATGGCCTTTTATGCTTCTTTTAAGCGTGCGCCCCTATCAAAAAAATTAGAGCGTATTTTAAAAGAAATTGATACCTTTAAAAATGAATTGAATCAATTTAGAAAATATGATAGTTTTAGAATTACGCAAGCTTTGGAATTAGAATACACGTTTGAAAGTAACAAAATAGAAGGAAATACTTTAACTTTAAAAGAAACAGATTTAATTGTGAATGAAGGGTTAACTATTTCGGGAAAAAGTATGCGTGAACATCTAGAAGCAATAAATCATCAAGAGGCAATTGCTTACATTAAAGAGTTAATGGATAAAAACACCGCTATTAATGAACGTGAAATTTTATGCATTCACAATTTAATATTAAGAGGAATTTATCCAGAAGACGCAGGAAAATACAGAAAAGTTCAAGTGATGATAAAAGGAAGTTCGCACATGCCGCCGCAACCTTTTTTAGTAGCAAAAGAAATGGAAGAATTGTTTATTTGGTATCAAACTAATAAAAACAATTTGCACCCTGTAATTTTGGCTGCAGAAATGCACGAAAGATTAGTAACCATTCATCCTTTTATAGATGGAAATGGCAGAACTTCTAGGTTGTTAATGAATTTGATTTTATTGCAACACGGCTATGTAATTGCAAATATAAAAGGCACACATGAAAGTAGAATGAGCTACTACAACGCCTTAGAAGCGTGTCAAGTTGAAAACAATAAAGAACATTTTTTATTGTTGATCGCTCAAACAGAAAAAGAATGTTTGGAAAGATATCTTTCGATAATTAAACCTAATTAA
- a CDS encoding protein-L-isoaspartate(D-aspartate) O-methyltransferase — MKDTNKHQGLRNQLVKQLEDKGITDKNVLEAISKVPRHLFLDSSFENFAYQDKAFPIGADQTISQPFTVAFQTQLLDIKKGDKVLEIGTGSGYQTAVLCLLGASVYTIERQNKLFKKAQLLLPKLGYNPKKFVFGDGYKGLPDAAPFDNIIVTAGAPFIPQPLMAQLKIGGRLVIPVGENEQIMTLLVRKNEKQFEKQEFGDFKFVPLLENKN; from the coding sequence TTGAAAGATACAAATAAACATCAAGGACTTAGAAATCAGCTCGTAAAACAGTTGGAAGATAAAGGTATTACCGATAAAAATGTATTAGAAGCTATTTCAAAAGTACCCCGACATTTATTTTTAGATTCTAGTTTTGAAAATTTTGCCTATCAAGATAAAGCATTTCCGATAGGCGCCGATCAAACTATTTCACAACCGTTTACGGTAGCTTTTCAAACCCAACTTTTAGATATTAAAAAAGGTGATAAAGTATTAGAAATAGGTACTGGTAGCGGGTATCAAACAGCGGTACTTTGTTTATTAGGTGCAAGTGTATATACTATTGAACGGCAAAATAAGTTATTTAAAAAAGCTCAATTATTGTTGCCTAAATTAGGGTATAACCCAAAAAAGTTTGTGTTTGGAGATGGCTATAAAGGATTACCCGATGCTGCACCGTTTGATAATATTATTGTAACAGCTGGTGCGCCATTTATTCCTCAGCCATTAATGGCACAACTAAAAATAGGTGGAAGGTTAGTGATTCCTGTGGGGGAGAACGAACAAATAATGACTTTATTAGTTAGAAAAAATGAGAAACAATTTGAAAAACAAGAATTTGGAGATTTTAAATTTGTTCCGTTATTAGAAAATAAAAATTAA
- the pafA gene encoding alkaline phosphatase PafA has product MKRLLVICLLSVVGLAQERPKLVVGIVVDQMKMEYLYRFSNDFLENGFKRLMNQGYTFHNAHYNYMPTYTAPGHASVYTGTTPSVHGVVGNEWFNKATGKELYCTNDEAVTLLGNGVESEGKMSPKNLQATTITDELKLATNFAGKVIGISIKDRGAILPAGHFADWAFWYSKTGEFVSSTYYGKELPKWAIQFNAEKNYLKYIDKGWDLLKPKETYNESLTDNNPYEGKLFKKTPFFPYNLKEMYEANDAGVLRTSPYGNNLLVDFAKKAIENENLGKDNITDFLAVSFSSTDYIGHVLGPRSIELQDTYLRLDETIADFLTYLDKTVGKGNYLVFLTADHAGAENVTYLKDNKYNVTNLNSKNIEQAIKEYTEQTFGENLLLNYSNYNIFIDKTKAKQKALDIQVVKNGIKNFLLTQDYIKNVYTEEQIQQSSSTDMYLQAIARGYDIKQNGELILLFKPGYVEYSSTGTTHGSPYSYDTHVPILFYGWNISKGESFAKKYITQIAPTLAQKLKITMPNGTESQVLEEVLTK; this is encoded by the coding sequence ATGAAACGATTACTTGTTATTTGCCTTTTATCTGTAGTAGGTTTAGCTCAAGAAAGACCAAAATTGGTTGTTGGAATAGTTGTTGATCAAATGAAAATGGAATACTTATATCGTTTTTCAAATGATTTTTTGGAAAATGGCTTTAAGCGACTCATGAATCAAGGCTATACGTTTCATAATGCGCATTATAATTACATGCCTACTTATACAGCTCCAGGACATGCGTCGGTTTATACAGGTACAACTCCTTCAGTTCATGGTGTTGTAGGGAACGAGTGGTTTAATAAAGCCACAGGTAAAGAACTATATTGTACAAATGATGAAGCGGTTACCTTACTAGGTAATGGTGTGGAAAGCGAAGGTAAAATGTCACCAAAAAATTTGCAAGCTACCACAATAACAGATGAATTAAAATTAGCTACAAATTTTGCAGGCAAGGTAATAGGTATTAGTATTAAGGATAGGGGAGCTATTTTACCTGCAGGACATTTTGCGGACTGGGCGTTTTGGTACAGTAAAACAGGAGAATTTGTTTCAAGTACATATTATGGGAAAGAATTACCAAAATGGGCAATACAGTTTAATGCAGAAAAAAATTATTTAAAATACATAGATAAAGGTTGGGATTTACTTAAGCCAAAGGAAACCTATAATGAGAGTTTAACAGATAACAATCCTTATGAAGGAAAATTATTTAAGAAAACGCCTTTCTTTCCTTATAATTTAAAGGAAATGTATGAAGCTAATGATGCAGGAGTATTACGAACAAGCCCGTATGGGAATAATTTGTTAGTCGATTTTGCTAAAAAAGCCATTGAAAATGAAAATCTTGGCAAAGATAATATAACAGACTTTTTAGCCGTTAGTTTTTCTTCTACAGATTATATTGGTCATGTTTTAGGACCACGTTCTATTGAACTACAAGATACTTATTTGCGATTAGATGAAACGATTGCCGATTTCTTGACTTATTTAGATAAAACAGTAGGTAAAGGTAATTATTTAGTCTTTTTAACAGCAGATCATGCAGGAGCAGAAAATGTTACCTATCTTAAAGACAATAAATACAATGTAACTAATTTGAATTCTAAAAATATAGAACAAGCGATTAAAGAATATACGGAGCAAACGTTTGGTGAAAATTTACTACTGAATTATTCAAATTATAACATTTTTATTGATAAAACTAAAGCAAAACAAAAAGCATTAGACATTCAGGTTGTAAAAAATGGGATAAAAAACTTTTTATTGACACAAGACTATATAAAAAATGTATATACGGAAGAACAGATTCAACAATCATCTTCTACAGATATGTATTTACAAGCTATTGCAAGAGGATATGATATCAAACAAAATGGAGAGCTAATCCTGTTATTCAAACCTGGTTATGTGGAATACTCTTCAACCGGAACAACGCATGGCTCACCTTATTCATATGACACACATGTTCCTATACTTTTTTATGGATGGAATATTTCTAAAGGAGAAAGTTTTGCTAAAAAATATATTACTCAAATAGCACCAACATTGGCACAGAAACTCAAAATAACCATGCCTAATGGAACAGAGAGTCAGGTTTTAGAGGAAGTTTTAACAAAATAA
- a CDS encoding 3-hydroxyacyl-CoA dehydrogenase family protein has translation MKQIAVIGSGTMGNGIAHTFAQAGFTVKLIDISEKSLEKGMATIAANLDRMVTKGSITEEDKHKTISNIITYTDIKDGVVGCDLVVEAATENVTLKMNIFKQLSDICDHNVILASNTSSISITQIGAQVVHPERVIGMHFMNPVPIMKLVEIIRGYSTSDEVTKIIMDLSVKLGKTPTEVNDYPGFVANRILMPMINESIETLYNGVAGVSEIDTVMKLGMAHPMGPLQLADFIGLDVCLSILNVMYDGFKNPKYAPCPLLVNMVMAGKLGVKSGEGFYDYSESKKAEKIAKQFIK, from the coding sequence ATGAAACAAATAGCCGTAATAGGATCAGGAACAATGGGCAACGGAATTGCTCATACTTTTGCACAAGCAGGATTTACCGTAAAATTAATTGATATTTCTGAGAAATCATTAGAAAAAGGAATGGCAACTATTGCCGCTAACTTAGACAGAATGGTTACTAAAGGAAGTATCACAGAAGAAGACAAACACAAAACCATTTCAAATATTATCACTTATACGGATATTAAAGATGGCGTTGTGGGTTGCGATTTGGTTGTTGAAGCTGCTACTGAAAATGTAACGCTAAAAATGAATATCTTTAAGCAATTAAGTGATATTTGCGACCATAATGTTATTTTAGCATCTAATACGTCTTCTATTTCAATTACTCAAATTGGCGCTCAAGTAGTTCACCCAGAGCGAGTTATTGGAATGCATTTTATGAATCCAGTGCCGATTATGAAATTAGTTGAAATCATCCGTGGCTACTCTACTTCTGATGAAGTGACTAAAATTATTATGGATTTATCGGTAAAATTAGGTAAAACGCCAACAGAAGTAAACGATTATCCAGGTTTCGTAGCCAACAGAATTTTAATGCCTATGATTAACGAGTCGATTGAAACTTTATATAATGGTGTGGCGGGCGTGTCTGAAATTGATACCGTTATGAAATTAGGAATGGCACATCCAATGGGACCGTTGCAATTAGCTGATTTTATAGGACTTGACGTTTGTTTGTCTATCCTAAACGTAATGTACGACGGATTTAAAAACCCTAAATATGCACCTTGTCCGTTGTTAGTAAATATGGTAATGGCAGGGAAATTAGGCGTTAAATCTGGTGAAGGATTCTATGATTATTCAGAAAGTAAAAAAGCAGAGAAAATTGCAAAGCAATTTATAAAGTAA
- the lysA gene encoding diaminopimelate decarboxylase, with product MQQQELLSLANEYSTPLYVYDANKIISQYARLTKAFSKVERFKIHYAVKALSNVSILKLMQKQGCGLDTVSIQEVQLGLHAGFDPKDIIYTPNGVSIQELEEVAQLGVQINIDNLSILEQFGAKHPTTPVCIRINPHVMAGGNANISVGHIDSKFGISIHQLPHLLRIIENTGMHINGIHMHTGSDILDVDVFLYAAEILFETAKHFKELDFIDFGSGFKVPYKKGDIETNVEEFGRKLTKRFLAFEKEYGRTLTLAFEPGKFLVSEAGYFLAKVNVVKQTTSTVFAGVDTGFNHLIRPMLYGAQHHIENISNPKGKERYYSVVGYICETDTFANNRRIQEIHEGDILCFKNAGAYCFSMASNYNSRLKPAEVLWKEGKGYLIRERETFDDILKNQVMVEI from the coding sequence ATGCAACAACAAGAATTGCTTTCGCTAGCAAATGAATATAGCACCCCACTGTATGTATATGACGCAAACAAAATAATCAGTCAATATGCACGTTTAACAAAAGCTTTCAGCAAAGTTGAACGATTTAAAATTCATTATGCTGTAAAAGCCTTATCCAATGTTTCTATTCTAAAATTAATGCAAAAACAAGGATGTGGTTTAGATACTGTATCGATTCAAGAAGTGCAATTAGGACTTCATGCTGGATTTGATCCAAAAGACATTATTTATACACCAAACGGTGTTTCTATACAAGAATTGGAAGAGGTAGCACAATTAGGTGTACAAATAAATATTGACAATTTATCTATTTTGGAGCAATTTGGTGCAAAACATCCAACCACACCAGTTTGCATCCGAATTAATCCACATGTAATGGCTGGTGGAAATGCCAATATTTCGGTAGGACATATTGATAGTAAATTTGGTATTTCTATACATCAATTACCTCATTTACTTCGAATAATAGAAAATACAGGTATGCATATAAACGGTATTCACATGCATACAGGTTCCGACATATTAGACGTAGATGTTTTTTTATATGCCGCCGAAATTTTATTTGAAACCGCAAAACATTTCAAGGAGCTCGATTTTATTGATTTTGGTAGCGGGTTTAAGGTACCCTATAAAAAAGGTGATATTGAAACCAATGTAGAAGAATTTGGAAGAAAATTAACGAAACGATTTTTAGCTTTTGAAAAAGAATATGGACGTACACTTACATTAGCTTTTGAACCAGGAAAATTCTTGGTAAGTGAAGCAGGTTATTTCTTAGCAAAAGTAAATGTAGTGAAACAAACCACTTCAACTGTTTTTGCGGGAGTTGATACTGGATTCAATCATTTAATTAGACCGATGTTATACGGAGCGCAACATCATATTGAGAACATTTCAAATCCTAAAGGAAAAGAACGCTACTATTCGGTAGTAGGCTATATTTGTGAAACGGATACATTTGCTAACAACAGACGCATTCAAGAAATTCATGAAGGCGATATCTTATGTTTCAAAAATGCGGGTGCTTATTGTTTCTCGATGGCATCAAACTACAATTCTCGACTAAAACCTGCAGAAGTACTTTGGAAAGAAGGAAAAGGTTATTTAATTCGTGAGCGCGAAACGTTTGATGATATTTTGAAAAATCAAGTGATGGTTGAAATTTAG
- a CDS encoding DUF1015 domain-containing protein, producing the protein MAKITPFKAVRPSADKVALVTCRTYDDYSSAELAAWLSFNPYSFLHVIHPAYAHAQKITLDKRFKGVLHKYQDFKEEEVLINEEQPVFYIYEIQSKGHVFTGIIAGASIDDYQKGHIKKHEDTLQYRVELFKDYLHQTGFNTEPVLITYPESVAINTFIGLQKKHDPIYSFATPNKEKHTLWKIDTQSEIDWLQEHFENIPNLYIADGHHRSASAELLFEQDKHLGNKNLNYFMSFLIAESNVKIYEFNRIIRDLNGLSKDDFITKLSDNFIIKPKDQELWKPQNKFEFGMYLDGSFYALFYKQSQKATSVLENLDAQILYDTVLHPLLGIEDLRNDERIDYIPGKQSVSVIKDLVDEGEYEVGFMLYPTNMSEIKTIADKNLIMPPKSTYIEPKFRSGLVVYEL; encoded by the coding sequence ATGGCAAAAATAACCCCTTTTAAAGCAGTTCGTCCATCGGCAGATAAAGTCGCATTGGTAACTTGCAGAACGTATGATGATTATAGTTCTGCAGAACTTGCGGCTTGGTTGAGTTTTAATCCGTATTCGTTTTTGCATGTGATACACCCTGCATATGCTCATGCACAAAAAATTACGCTTGACAAACGTTTTAAAGGTGTTTTGCATAAATATCAAGACTTCAAAGAGGAGGAAGTTTTAATCAATGAAGAACAACCCGTTTTTTACATATATGAAATTCAATCTAAAGGTCATGTATTTACAGGCATTATTGCTGGCGCATCTATAGACGATTACCAAAAAGGACACATCAAAAAACACGAAGATACCTTACAATATCGAGTAGAATTGTTTAAAGATTATTTACATCAAACGGGTTTTAATACAGAACCCGTTTTAATTACTTATCCAGAAAGTGTAGCTATCAATACATTTATTGGGTTGCAAAAAAAACACGATCCTATTTATTCGTTTGCCACTCCAAATAAAGAAAAACATACCTTGTGGAAAATTGATACGCAATCAGAAATAGATTGGTTACAAGAACATTTTGAAAACATTCCGAATTTATATATTGCCGATGGTCATCACCGTTCGGCTTCTGCAGAGTTGTTGTTTGAACAAGATAAACATTTAGGCAACAAAAACCTAAATTATTTTATGAGTTTTTTAATTGCCGAAAGCAATGTAAAAATTTATGAATTTAATAGAATTATTCGTGATTTAAATGGTTTATCAAAAGATGATTTCATAACTAAATTATCGGATAATTTTATCATCAAACCAAAAGATCAAGAATTGTGGAAACCACAAAATAAATTTGAATTTGGAATGTATTTAGATGGCAGTTTTTATGCGTTGTTTTATAAACAATCTCAAAAAGCGACTTCTGTTTTAGAAAATTTAGATGCACAAATTTTATACGATACGGTTTTACATCCCTTATTAGGCATTGAAGATTTACGTAACGACGAACGCATTGATTACATTCCAGGAAAACAAAGTGTTTCTGTTATTAAAGATTTAGTGGATGAAGGCGAATACGAAGTGGGTTTTATGCTTTACCCTACTAATATGTCAGAAATTAAAACCATTGCCGACAAAAATTTAATTATGCCTCCAAAATCAACCTACATTGAACCAAAGTTTAGAAGTGGTTTGGTGGTTTATGAATTGTAA